One segment of Fructilactobacillus hinvesii DNA contains the following:
- the comGC gene encoding competence type IV pilus major pilin ComGC, producing MITKLRKGFTLIEMTIVLFIISLLILIIIPNLGSQKKHARSVHGSAMTSMVQTQIDSYSDEEGDPNVTFPKLVEHHYLTDKQVQQAQSESIVIEGNHAYQK from the coding sequence ATGATCACTAAACTAAGAAAAGGTTTTACTCTAATTGAGATGACAATTGTGTTGTTTATCATTTCTTTATTAATCTTGATAATCATTCCTAACCTTGGTAGCCAGAAAAAACACGCACGTTCCGTTCATGGCTCTGCAATGACTTCCATGGTTCAAACGCAAATTGATTCCTATAGTGATGAAGAAGGGGATCCGAATGTAACCTTTCCTAAGTTAGTTGAACATCACTATCTTACTGATAAACAGGTACAACAGGCCCAGTCCGAAAGCATTGTGATTGAGGGGAACCATGCGTACCAAAAATAA
- a CDS encoding type II secretion system F family protein: MNVFKSLKMDDKQSISLKKQAALFASLSELIRNGFSLMESLNFMETTTPIDAKLIRKIREQLDAGQNLSASMRFFLTSDLYQQLRIADEHGDVISGMLDISRFIQLTMKQRQKIKALVTYPLILVGLLVMMVVIIKLVIMPQTSSLLPNQTPQGTSFPWWWVGGMILVLGVGLLFFLFKRVTGIRRAELLVKLPLVGRLFRNYYAYYVANNLALMFKNGLDLHQIILVFHQFETKSLLWEMGERVEQSIQRGYGLQAGLAQYHFIAPEMVTFLENGSEQEQVSQNLLALSELYFQRLMQSSDTLIKLIQPLSFLAIGALIFITYLQMLMPMYEAMKGIY, from the coding sequence ATGAATGTTTTCAAAAGTTTGAAAATGGATGATAAGCAGTCTATTTCGTTAAAAAAGCAAGCTGCCTTGTTTGCTTCGTTATCAGAATTGATTCGGAATGGATTTTCTTTGATGGAAAGTTTAAATTTTATGGAAACTACCACGCCCATCGATGCTAAACTAATTCGAAAAATTCGGGAACAACTGGATGCGGGACAAAACCTGTCAGCTTCAATGCGATTTTTTCTGACGTCGGATCTGTACCAACAACTGCGAATTGCTGATGAGCATGGCGACGTAATTAGTGGCATGCTGGATATTAGTCGCTTTATTCAACTAACAATGAAGCAACGGCAAAAAATTAAAGCGTTAGTCACCTATCCACTAATTTTAGTGGGGTTGTTAGTTATGATGGTCGTGATTATCAAACTCGTAATCATGCCGCAAACGTCCAGTTTATTGCCCAACCAAACCCCACAAGGAACTTCATTTCCCTGGTGGTGGGTTGGTGGAATGATTTTAGTGTTGGGGGTTGGATTGTTGTTTTTTCTGTTTAAACGAGTCACAGGCATTCGACGGGCAGAGTTATTGGTCAAATTGCCCCTAGTTGGGCGGCTCTTTCGCAATTACTATGCGTATTACGTAGCAAACAACCTCGCGTTGATGTTTAAAAACGGATTAGATTTACACCAAATAATCCTTGTGTTTCATCAGTTTGAAACGAAGAGTCTCTTGTGGGAAATGGGGGAGCGCGTGGAACAGTCCATTCAGCGTGGTTATGGACTGCAAGCAGGTTTGGCTCAGTATCACTTCATTGCGCCCGAAATGGTAACTTTTTTAGAAAATGGAAGTGAACAAGAACAAGTTAGCCAAAATTTATTGGCGTTAAGTGAGCTCTATTTTCAACGCCTAATGCAGAGCTCTGACACGCTGATTAAACTCATTCAGCCATTGTCATTCCTAGCAATTGGAGCACTAATTTTTATCACCTACTTACAGATGTTGATGCCAATGTATGAAGCAATGAAAGGAATCTACTGA